ATATTGGCTGTTTTAAAAGGTGCAGTTTTGAAGCTGTGTTTTATTGGGCATAATAGGTGCAAATGACTGTGCTGACAGTGCATGCCACATCCTGTGCAATGCACAGGGAGCACAGTATGCTGCTGTTCTTTAGAGTCAATTGTGCAGgatgaaagctgcttttatttctgttggcGTTTCTGTAGGAGATTAAGTAACTAAAATGAGGATTGGTTTCTCCTCCATACAGCACCTGTTGCTTTTGAGATGTGCTGGCCCTGTAGTGGAAGAGGTGATGGTTTATGACCTGATTGATAGCTGTCACTTCAGCAGGCTGTTTACAAGGACTtttcactcctgacttctcaTTCTAACCAGTCAATCTAGCCTTTGTTATTGTCATAATAAATGTGGTGCTGCGTGTTACTGTTTTCATGCCAGAAGTGAACTCTCATGAACCTCTATaaattcccttctttctctcgACTGCTTGCTCTGGTAGGTCTGTCCTCCACAGCGTATTTGATGAAGTCATTGAGGTGGATGCGCTTGACAGTGCTGACTCAGTCCGTTTGGCTCTGATGCAGAGGCCAGAACTGGGTGTAACCTTCACTAAGCTTCACTGTTGGACTCTTACTCATTATAGCAAGTGTGTCTTCATGGATGCAGACACTTTGGTGAGTAGAGTGGGAGCCGTGGAAACGTTTGTGTCCGTCTTAAAGAGCTACTATGAGTGTGGGATGCTTCCTTGTCAGGCAGCCTACTGGCCTGTGAAGTGACCAGATTTGCTGGTGGTCACAAGGTTGCAGGAGCTCCAGCTGGCATGTTTTGGCAATGCTCACAGTTTTGCCGGCTGCATAGAAATAAATCGTGTTTTGAGAGTAGCCTCAGGACTGTCCTCAAAAGATACCACAAACACACTCTGTGCAATTGAGCTTCTGACAGATGTTTAAAGTAGATCTCTCTCATATACTTTCATTTGGACTTATTCTGGTCAGGCATGCAGGCCACTTttaaaatggaggggaaaaaaaaaaaagcccagaaacattaattacttttttatttatttatttttttagcagtaTAGAGATAAAAATGGCCATAATTTTGGCAAGAACAATCATGTCAGCCTTCCCCTGCACTTACATGGCTCACTTTGGAAGACTGggatgcattttaatttaatttagaattatttagattatttaatttaaatatttaaattatttaatttagaatatttaaattagaaacCAAATTAAGTTGTTATTCTCAGGCAGTGAGGTGGGGAGGCTTATGATTTCCTGCTTTACATTAAAGTTAAAGGAGGAAGGcaaatatttggttttggttttggtttaaatTCAATGAAGTAATCTTTCTCctaaaaatttttcttctcctgcttttcaCAGTGACTCAGTTGTGGGTGGGGTCCAGACTTTGAGTACTGCACAGCTGTCTTTCCACCAACTTTAAAAGTGATCTTGGCCTTAACCTGATTGATTTTTCCCACTTCCTTGTGAagcttaaaaaccaaaccaaaccaaagcaaacctCTGAGCTTAACTTACATTAGAAAACTGGCAACAAGAGACAGTTTTTCTGCTACCCCTTTAGTCAGTCTGTTGCTAACTCAAATTATTTGGATTCCCAGCTTTCATTCAGCTCTGTTGCAGTCACTGAGAATAGTGGACTCTGGGAAGGTGAGctaagaaagaaggaaattgtGTGTTTTCATGGTATGTTATAATATTTAAAGGGACCTTCTGGAGGGTCTCCAAGGCtcatgaaataatttcacagGGTTTGCGCTTTTATTACAGAAATCGTGGAGAACCACAATTAATGTTGCTGccttatattaaaaatagaggTTCTGACCACTAGCATATTTTGCATTGCCACTGCTTTTATGTTCTGTGAGCTGTATACTTGGCCAAACTAGCAATTTCCTCCATTGGTACTGATTTAGCTGCTCATGTTCTAGAACAACATTTGCTctaacaatttttcttttttcctactgtctCTAAGGTGCTTTGCAATGTTGATGAATTGTTTGATCGAGAAGAGTTTTCAGCAGCTCCTGATTCTGGCTGGCCTGACTGCTTTAATAGTGGTGTATTTGTGTTTCGACCTTCTTTGAAAACTTACAACCTACTGCTCCGGTTTGCTGCTGAACATGGCAGTTTTGATGGTAAGGGGCAAGGCATAAGGGATGAAGTGCAAGACATTAGATTCCTTCTCAGTAAGCTGTTTTTCCGTAGCTTCCATGCTATGAGGCAGAATAGAGGAAGGCAGGAGTTCTCTGGGCTTTACGTAATTGTGCCCCCACGAAAATTTAAGGTACAGACCTTTGCCTCTTACACTCTACTTAAGACCCATTGAGTTATTGTGGACTGTGCTTCCCAGAAAAGGGCAATGAAGGGACATTGTGTCTGAGTCTTGCTCAgtaagttttaattttgctgtctggtttaggagagagaaatacagctgATCTTCAGTCTTCTGCTCTGAGGGAGACCAAAACCCTTTCCTACTCCTTTCTTCATATATTAGAATAGGACTCCATTTACACTGAACTTGCATCGGAGTGGATCAGGTATTATTCACTTGTACCTGCTCACATGGCCATATTGTCAAGTCCAAATTGCAGTCCCATGAACACACCAGTCTCATTCCCATCCTTGGACGTGAAATTTTGACGTAAATTTGAGTGTACGCATATTTATGGTAATActgttttatatattctttaGGGGGTGATCAAGGCTTGTTGAATAGCTTCTTCAGCAACTGGGCAACAGCAGATATTGGCAAACACTTACCTTTCCTCTATAACTTAAGCAGCAGTGCTGTATACACCTACGTTCCTGCTTTCAATCAGTAAGTAGTAACACGTCTGACTGTAAACCTCTGTAGTTTGTTAACAAACGTTCTGTTATAAGAGAGAACAATAATGGCATATTCTGTTGATTATAAATTACAGCAGTCAGAAATGGTGTTATGTAAAAATCATGCAGTGGAAGCTCAAATGCAGTATGCATGGCTTGCATCTGGACACAGAGAGAGTCCCAGAGCTGGCTACACTGTCTCGTGTGTTGTTTCAGAGAAGCTTTTCTCGTATTTGAAAAGACACAGATTACTTTAGCATTAGATTCTGACAGCTTTACTTTGAATGTTGTTCCCGTCTTTTCCAGTCAGTTCTATGGGAAACAGttgttttgtgttgggtttttttatttttttgaataatttcttaggttcttctgtgaaacaaaatttGTGCTAGTAATTATATGACTTCAGACAATGCAGTTAGGAAGCTTTTCTGGCAGAAGGCAAGTTGGATTTAGGGTGTCATGAATTAGTGCTTCAGTTGCACAAAACACTCTTACTGGAAGGTGAACTTAGGATGATGTATTtattagtaatttttaatatggGATCAGTAATAATCAATTTTGTTGATGCAATGTTTGAAGTGGTATTGAGTTGTTTGTGAACAGCGTATGCAGGAGGACTGGAAATGGTACTGCATGAGCCTGTCATTTTCCTTCATGAACTTTTCAGCTAGAAtcagcagctggaagcaaaTGGCAATGcagcctttgttttctgtatgctAAACGAGATACCTTAAACTAATAAGgtagaaaaaatactaaatatataCTCATACTGAATGTGTTGCTGTTGCAAAACGTCGAAATTACCTCACCAGTGAGAGTAAGCATGTTTCTTTAGCGGTTTATataggctaaaaaaaaatatatttaatgtataGACCTGTATGTTTAATCTCTACAGTTTTGGTAGAGATGCCAAAGTTGTTCACTTCTTGGGAGCGACAAAGCCCTGGAACTACAAATATAACCTTCAAACAAAGAGAGTTATGCAGGATGGCACCACCTCTGGATCTTTTCATCAGCTGTCATTTCTTGCCCTCTGGTGGAATATATACAGTGCCAGTATATTGCCTTTGTtagaaaaacttcaaaagatGGAAGAATCAGAATCTGAGGAATGCAAGGTAACTAATAAGGAGTTAGTGAGAATATGCTGGAATCAcaacaaaaattctgaaaattgtCTGTTTGCTAGAGGAAGGAATTACATGAAAAAACATAATATCTGTTGATTGGTAGTAGCAGTGATTGCTTCTAGAAGCACCTAAACTAGCAGTTTAGGAAGGATTTTTAGTACTATTGGCTTTCCAAAGATTTGCCCAAGCCCCCTTCTTAATTGATGAAGACTTTGTATGGGAACGGATGTGTGTAGATTCTGCAAATTAAACAAAGTATGATACAAATTAGCCAGAGAAGGTGATAATCTGGCTATGAAACAAATGGACTTTTGACTTTTTGAAGGCAAGTTCATGTAGACCATCAAACCAGACCTTGAACTATAGTAAAATTTACCTTTTCAGAACTGCATTATAACTTGTTTTATGAGGGTCATAACAAATAAACAGATTTGCAAAGGCAGTGTTAATTACATTTAGGACGTTATATTCAGTACTCATCTGTCATCAAGCATTTACTGAGCTCtttacacttttatttttttcttcaaaggaagtGCAGCAATGTATTGTTTCCATGAATAGAATAAAAAATCTGTTGATAAATAGATGATTTCTTGGACACCAGCAGCATAAAGTAATGAGAAGTATGATTTTTGATTTTGTATCCAGACATGACAATTTAGATCACTTTTatgcatatgtaaatattttcttaatgttttttttttaatattaggcTATTACCATCATTGGACTAATTGCATAGTCCCATAAGATCAGTTGGACAATTACCATCAAAGCCCCAGAGAGGAATTTGGTTTGTTAACCTCATGACAAattggaaagcagaggaaggaatggGTAGTTTTTGATCTCGTACTTTaacatgctttaatttttaagaaattgtgcagtaaagaaatgtttcagccACGGCAACATGAAGGTGGAAATACCTGTTAGATTTACCTCCTGACGATGCTGGCATACTTATGAGTGCAAAAATCCAAATTGCAACATGCTCTGAATCTGGGACCACAAACTTTTTTGAATTTATTAACTTACTCCTTTAATGCTGAGATCCTTGTAAGGAAGTGAAACTGTTGTAAATAAGATATTAATTTCCTGCAAAATTGCATTTCAGTGGTgagatgttcttttttttgttagcaCACTTTCAATGGAGTTGAAATTACACTGAAGAAGGTCAGTCCTTATGTGGCTAATTCGCTGCAAATGCCTGTGCTTCCAGACCAGACATATGAAATACATCCCACAGCATGTTCACCCGAGGAACTCACTTTCAAAGCTGTAAGTATGTTGTATATTACTATATGcagtaacaaattaaaatgatagactaaaatgagattttttaattatgcttGTGATCTGGGAGATTATATCTTCTTCAATTTAGCTGTAGCTATTGAATTTTCTTGCTAGCATCAGAAACAGTCTAAAGagtatctgttttctttaatctttagTCACACATGCATGATATGTCTGGAGGTTGACAGGGTTTGTATTGAATTTTACGAAGAGATTACTTATTGAAAGTTGTTAGGTACTTAATAAAgtgtaataaaaaattatgttacTAAAGTAATCTTTTGAATATTAATACTCTTGTGGATTACTGTATTTAAAGCTAGAATCCTTTGTATCACTCCtctttagaaattatttttttttccagaagtattGACTCGGAAAACTCTTCCCCAGATTTCTCTGATTTGAGCAACAAGGAGTGTCTTAAAAGAATGCACTGATGATCACTGTAGGGGTCGTTTGTCACTGTTCTTGTATTTGGGTGTTTCTGTTGCACTGACTCCCCTTATTTTATGCAGGAATTAAGTTGGACATAATAGCACAATGTTTCTGCAGCTATAAGTCATTACGTGTTCTGTGATAAACCATGCTACAGCAAGGTACAattgggagaaaataaaattaatgttctAATGTCATCTCTTATTGTAACTTGTGGACTACTCTCTAGTAAGATGAAGAcaggttttttaattatgttcAGTGCTTCATCCCTTTAGGCTACAGTTACTCCATAAAGTAAAACTGTagtcttgtttcctttcttttccaccttCAGTGTGGAGGGGCTGAAGGAAAATTGCAAACCTTCCAGCTCTATAACTTAATACatcttttgcaaataaattactCTTATCTTGTGTGCCTCATACATCTGACTCCATTGGAAATGCTCAAACCAAATAGGGACATTTCAAGATGTTTgtttggggtaaaaaaaaatcataacgTTCACTTAAAGTAGTGtcattcaaatttaaatttcttttattttttaattactaggATTGGTTTATCAGAAGATCATACTAATCAGAAATTAATAGCCTGATTCTCTTCTTACTTAGGAACACCATCATTCCACTTTTTGTTGCTTAGCTTCAGTACTCTTGTgggattgttttggttttcGTGGAAGAGACTTCAGAATGGAGTCTGTCTGCTCATTTATGTTTTGGTATCTGGCAAAGGCAAATATTTGGGGTAGTATATTTTAGGCAATCTATTGTACCACTGTTTTGGAATACATGGTTCTGTTCTCATTCTATGCATATAACAAGCTCATGAGTTATGGAGTAAGCTATTATCctaaaaggagatttttctcATTGAAGTTTGGCCTCGTGAATGGTAGGCATCTACTGTAAGCTAGCTTTCCAGGCTGTTTCTGTAGTCACTGAAGAATGACAGCCACTCTTGAACCTATTTTAGGATGAGATGAGTTGCCCTCTGGAGGTAGTTATCCTAGATTGATTATAGTAGGAGCTTATGTTCAGTGCCATTTTGATAGCTAAAGCTAGGTGAGATGAATTTTGTCCTTGGTCATAATGTGTTTCGttccttcttctcccatccACTGCTTTCCCCTACCCCAAGACTGAAATCTATTTGTATTGTATGAATTCTCATGATAAGgaaactatgaaaaaatattctcctaATAAAACCTCAGTGGCTGTATTTTAGCAACCTGTatgtgaagttcaacaaagcaGTTCTAACGTCCATCTCTCTGAGCCTGACAGACCTTCAGAACGACTTGTATTTCATCCTGCATTTCAGGAAACCTCAGAACTGGTACATGTAGCTTTCTGCATTGTACATCTGTTGATAATTGCATGCATGTCTTTCCCAAAATGATGTTGGCAGCAAATATCAACTAATTATGATGCAATGtgcaaataaaatcttgaaTCTTTTAGCTATGTAATTCCTTAACTGCTTCCAATACTGGGGTATGATCCCTTTCTATCAGTTATACTTCtagtttttaaatgtgtattttcctgTGCTAGCCCCCAAGTAATAAATGCATGGTGTTAATTTTAACTCTCCAATACTAATGCAAGCAAagctgtttggggttttttgttctgttttgtttcttttttacctcCTGAAGTGATGTTTCCAAGCAAGTGGAAAATGAATGTACAGTGAGTCAGGCATGGAGCCTAAGGTACCTGGCTTTCCTTTGTGATCTTGCACTGCATTTATCTGTGGGCAGTGTGACAGCAGTGCCAGACTTGGCATTGATGGGGGTAACAGGGTGTCAAGGACTTGTATCTTGTAAGGTACACAACGCAGTCATTTTCCTAATGAGGCCTTTTGTATGATTGTGAAGCACTACGGTGAAATACTTTAGGACTGAGAAACAGAACTGTAGGTGAAACTGTAGCTCCCGTGCAGCCAGGGGTGTTTGGGCCCTAGCTAAAATTCTTCATTTCGAAGAACATGATGATTCCTGTCATCTTGTTAATGGCATCCAAAGCTGTTGATAAGGCTTGCCAATGGTAAAGAAAGGAATCTTCATGCATTACTGCAGTTATGTGTATACAAAGCCTCAAAATTAAATACCAAGTATTGTTGCATATTTGCATATATAGGGAGCAAGCATGCTCTTCAGagtttttattcatatttaaagtCATGTACAGAGTGGGACCCAGGTGGGGGTACATATGGAAGGATGCAGTTGCCTAAGCATGTAGTGTCATGTTGGCCGTTTGAAATACCTTACCTGGTCTGCAGCTGCAGGTCTTGTGCAAGTCCTGTGCCTTGTCTGCCCCAGAGCGGCAGATGTAATGGTTATTCCAGGGCATTTAGGCTGTTTAAGCCACTGATTCCTGCCCATTAAGTTCTATTCTGAAACAGCTTTATATTGAATTTGTGAGGGCTTAACTGGAAGGCCATTCTGGTTGATTTCAATTTTGTTTATAACATGAGATGAGTTGTTTGCCTTGGAGCCTCTTGGAGTAGTACTGAAAGCAGGTTTTCAGTAGCTGCCTTGATTAGTCCTTGTTATATTTAATCTTTGTTACTGGTTATAATTGTTGGGATGTTCGGTTTTACTGGCATTCGTCAATCATGgacacagttttccttttatgtgGTTGAAATTATCACTAATAATGTGTCTTGCATTTGTGCACCTATGATAACTTGATCTTGAACCAGGATTCACAATTTTGGACTGTCGTTCAAAATGAACTAGTTATCGGTGTAATGAATAGTGTCAATCTTTTGAAGTAATTTATATGGGTAATGTGTCTCACATCTGCTAAATAATACTGATCTCACTGGAGATCAGATAAAACAAATGACCAAAAATTCTAGGAACTTATGTTCACATGAAAGCCTGTTGAAGACAAAATTTGCACAGATATGTGGTGACACTATATTGTAGCAAATATTCTACTCTAAACAGGCCTTATTTGTAATATTCTCATCGTGTTGTTGCTGAGTATGCAAAGGTCTGAGTTAAGACAAGTAAGATAAATGTTTGGTATGTTCAAAGATGCTATGACAAATAGtaaaagcatgggaaaatgagATCACATTatcaaaacaagaacaaatgtttgagtactgtttgttttattgttttaactGGGACTGTACAAAGCAGAAGTTTGACATTTAAGGTTTAACttcacagcactgaaat
Above is a genomic segment from Gymnogyps californianus isolate 813 chromosome 1, ASM1813914v2, whole genome shotgun sequence containing:
- the GYG2 gene encoding glycogenin-2; this encodes MSVTDQAFVTLATDDVYCQGALVLGQSLRNHTTSRKLAVLITPEVSSGMRSVLHSVFDEVIEVDALDSADSVRLALMQRPELGVTFTKLHCWTLTHYSKCVFMDADTLVLCNVDELFDREEFSAAPDSGWPDCFNSGVFVFRPSLKTYNLLLRFAAEHGSFDGGDQGLLNSFFSNWATADIGKHLPFLYNLSSSAVYTYVPAFNHFGRDAKVVHFLGATKPWNYKYNLQTKRVMQDGTTSGSFHQLSFLALWWNIYSASILPLLEKLQKMEESESEECKHTFNGVEITLKKVSPYVANSLQMPVLPDQTYEIHPTACSPEELTFKANEIAHSVSELSIHFKPEEPSPEDERRKWEEGRMDYMGKDAFEHIKKKLDAFLH